The DNA segment CCCCTCACCTGGAGCCGCATCCCGCACTTCTTCTACAACTTCTACGTCTACCAGTACGCCACGGCGTACTCGGCGGCCGTGGCCCTGTCCCGCAAGGTGCTGCGCGGCGGCCCAGACGATCGGGAACAATACCTCGACATCCTGCGTTCGGGGTGCAGTCGTTATCCCGTCGAAACCGTGCGCCTGGGCGGCGTCGACCTGGCCTCGCCGGGTCCCATGCAGGACGTCATCACCCTGTTCGGCGAGCTGGTCGACCAGGTCGAATCCCTCCTGGAGTCGTGAGCATGAAGTCGAATCGCAGTTTTCTCGCTGTCCTGGGCGTCGTGTCGGCCATGGCCTTCTGGAACTACGGGGCCTTCGCCGTCGCGGCCACACCGCCCCCGCCGCCGTCGACCGGTACGAACACGAGATTCGACGACCTGCCGGACAGCCGCAATCCCATCGCCTACAAGTCGGCCGAAGGCCAGTTCAGCACGACGTTTCCCACCGGTTGCGCACGCCTGCACACGCGCACGAACCAGGCCGGCGAAGACTCTCCCCGCACCGACATCTACGTAGCCTTCGTGACCTGCGAACGCGCGGGCACCACCGGCGAAGGTTGCCTGGTCAACGTCCGCCGGGGCGTGGCGGGCGGCCTGACCGCCAAGGCGGCCTCCGATTCGGTGATGAACGAGATCCGCGAACTGCTCGCCGTCTACAGCGTGGTCCCCGCCCGCCAGACCCCGCTGCGCCGCGATTTCGGCAAGCACGGCATCGTCGAAGGCCTCGATGTCCAGGCCCACCCGCAATCCGGCACCGGCGATGTCTGGATCCGCGGCCTGCTTCGCGGCGACGACATGTACTTTCTCGTCGCCTGGAAGACCGCCGGCGGCCTCTTCGACGACCCCGAGTACGCCCTGTTCTTCGACGGCTTCAGGCCCTGGGTGGAATAGATGGGGCGGCCGCGACTTGCGCCGGCGCAAACTGCTCATGCGCGAACCGATGGCACCGCGAGCACAGCGTGACCAGGTTATCCGCCCGATTCGACCCGCCCTGCCCGCGTGGAATCACATGATGAACTTCCAGGAAATGCGCCGCCCCGCACCCGGGCGTGGCGCAGCGATGCCGATCGCGCGCGAGCACGGCGCTCCTCACCTTTGACGGAATCGTGGCGCGATTGCGCTTGCCTGCCTGCTCTACCCGCGCGTCGCATCCGGAGGCCGTGACTTGCGCCGGCGCAAGTGTTCGCTCACCGCGCGCTGTCACGGCTGCAGCCCGCCCGCAGTCCGGGCACTGGTGGATGACGATGCGGGCAGCGGGGCCTCTCGTGCCTGGCTTCGCTGCGGCTTCGGCCGGGCCCTCGACCAGTGATTCCAGCGCGGCGAGCACCAGATCCATGCGGTCGGCCGCGCGCGGCACGAGACCGCGCTTGCGCGCGCTTTCGACGAGCGCCTCGAACCGCGCCAGCTGCAGGCCGTCGGCGCGCAGGGTGATGGTGGTGGGAGGGTCTTCGGCCGGAGTGGAGTCGAGCGCCGCGACGTGTCCATCGGCCAGCAGTTGCGCCGGCGCAACTGCCGCGCCCAGCTCCAGCTGGCCCGCTTGCGCGGAGCTACCCCTCAGCCGCCGCCGCCGCACCGCAAGCACCTCACGTTCAAGCTCGCGCCGGCCCGTCACCTTCGCCTTTGCGACCCACGCCGCCTGCGTGGTCTCGCCGGCCACGCGGGCCACCTGCTGGGCCTTGGTCCAGCCGAGTTCGCCGCCCTCGACGGCTTCACGCAGCTCGGGCAACCGGTCGAGGTCATCGGCCAGGCGCTTGAACTGCCAATAGCGGTTGCGGCTGAAGCCCAGTTCGTGGACGGCATACAGTTCCAGCGAAGGGTGGCCCAGGAGGCGGAAGAGTTCGCGCCGCTGCACCTCGGCGAACCAGAGGACGGCACATTCGCGGGCCCGGTCGCAGGCGGCCAGGGCCTGGCGCAGGGCGGCATCGACGGTGGCGGCGGGCTGGTCTGGGGTATAGGAGGGGAGCACGGCGGTGGCCATGGGGGGCTCGGCTTTCGGGGAGGAGGGGACTGATTGCTATGGCGTAAATATAGCGAAGCTCGATAAAATATGCAATGTTAACAACGTCGAAATTATAAGTATGCGGTATACAGTAAGTATCGGCGAGGTCTACCCATAGGCGTCGATTCGAGCGCGGGGCGCCGACTTCTCTAAGCCTCCTCCTCGGATAACGCCAGCAGCCAGAGCACCTTGCGCCGCTGCCACCGGCTGCTGGTCAGCGCGCTCGAGCAGGGGAGGCCTCCATCGCCCCAACAGCGACGCGGCTCAGCACCGATTGCCCAAGAGTTGCGCCGGCGCAACTCCCCCCGGCGCCCGGCGACAACTCCTCCCCCGCCCACCCAAACCCCCCAACCCCCGACCCCGCCCCACCTTCGCTCTCCAGGCGCGCCCCCGGCCAGTCCCCATTCTTCCCAACTGAGACTTGACAATCTCTGTGAAATAAATCACAATGTGAAGTGAATCACATGTTCAGCCGATAGAACTGCTGAGCCCAGAAGGAGGCACGATGAAGCGGAAGCAACCGACCGACCTGATGGCGCCGCTGGCGACGCCGGAAATGCGCGCCACGCCGGGACTCTCGGAGAAGCAGATCGCGCGGCTGAGCGTGTATCGGCGACTGCTGCAGGATCGGCCCGCGGGATCGCGCAACGAGATCTACTCGCACGACCTGGCGGCGGTCTCGCGCAACACGGCGGCGCAGGTCAGGCGCGACCTGATGACGATCGGCTTCACGGGAAGTCCGGCGCGCGGCTACGGCGTGGAGCAGTTGATCGAGGCGATCGGGCGCACGCTCGACGCGCCGGAGGGGCAGAGCGCCGCGCTGTGCGGGGTGGGCAACCTGGGGCGCGCGCTGCTCGACTACTTCACGATCTGGCGGCCGCAGCTGCGGATCGTCGCGGCGTTCGACACCGATCCCGAGAAGGTGGGACGCGTGATCCATCGTTGCCGCGTGTGGCCGCTGGCCGAGCTGGAGCAGGTGGTGCGCGAGCAGAAGATCACCGTGGGCGTCATCACGGTGCCGGCCGCCTCGGCGCAGAGGGTGGCCGAGTCGATGCTGGGGGCGGGGGTGCGCGGCATCCTCAACTTCGCGCCGACGCCGCTGCACCTGCCGGCCGACGCCTATGTCGAAGAGATGGACATCACCACGTCGATGGAGAAGGTCGCCTACTTCGCGCGGACGCTGGCGGCGGTCGCGCCGACGGAGAAGCCATGAGCCTGCAACAATTGACGGTCGACGAGGGCAACGCGGCGCACATCACTGCCGTGCTGGAGCGGTGGCCGGGGGCGCAGCGCGATGCGCTGATTCCCATCCTGCAGGAAGTGCAGGAGGCGTGCGGGTACCTGCCGCGCGAAGCGATGCTGCGCATCAGCCGGCATCTCGAGGTTCCGGCGAGCAAGGTCTTCGGCGTGGCCACGTTCTACAACCAGTTCCGCTTCCAGGCGCCGGGGCGCCATCGCATCCAGGTGTGTCGCGGCACGGCATGCCATGTGAAGGGTTCGGCGGCGGTGCTCGAGGCGCTGTGCCGGCACCTGAAGGTGAAGGCGGGGCAGACGACGCAGGACGGGATGTTCAGCCTCGAGGTGGTGGCCTGTATCGGGGCCTGCGGGCTGGCGCCGGTGATTGCCGTCGACGGCGAGTTCCACGCCGGGGTGGCGCCCGACGCGGTGGCGGCGATCGTCGATTCCTATCGCGAACCGGAGGCCCTCCATGCCTGAGAGCGCCTTCTTCCGCTGTTGCCACCGCTGCTGGCATTCGTCGGAAATGCCGTGCCCCGAGGTCGTGGCCTGCCGCACCAGCGGTCCGCTCTGCCACGACGATGCGGCCTGCACGGCGCGCCTGGCCGTGGCGGCCGATCCGCAGGCCGGGCGGCCGCGCGTGCGCGTGGGCACCGGCACCTGCGGGCTCGGCGCGGGCGCCGGGCGTACGCTGGCCGCGGTGCGCGACTGGCTGGGTGCGAACGACGTGCAGGCCTGCGTGAGCGAAGTGGGCTGCATCGGCTACTGCGTGGGCGAGCCCCTGGTCGATGTCGAGCTGCCCGGGCGCCCGCGGCTGGTGTGGCAGCACGTCACGGCCGACAAGGCGCCGGCGCTGATGGCCGCGGCCCTGCGCGGCGAGGCGCCGTCGGAGGACCTGCTGGGCCAGATCCGCGACGAGACGCGCGAGCCGTGGCCCGGCGTGCCGTTCCTGGACGAACATCCGTTCTTTGCGCCGCAGACGCGGTGGGTGCTGGCCAACTGCGGGGTCATCGACCCCGACTCGCTGGACGAGTACCTGGCCCGCGGCGGCTACCGCGCGCTGTCGAAGGTGCTGCAGACCTGGACGCCGCAGGAAGTCGTGAAAGAAGTCGAGGAGAGTGGGCTGCGCGGGCGTGGCGGCGGCGGCTTCCTGACCGGGCGCAAGTGGGGCTTTGCCCTGTCGGCGGCGGGCGTGCACCGCTACCTGATCTGCAACGCCGACGAGGGCGACCCGGGCGCATTCATGGATCGCGCCGTGATCGAGGGCGATCCGCACCGCCTGCTAGAGGGGATGGCGCTGGCGGCCTATGCCATCGGCGCGCAGAAGGCCTATGTCTACATCCGCGCCGAGTACCCGCTGGCCGTGCGCCGCCTGCATACCGCGATCGCCGCGGCCAAGTCGTGCGGGCTGCTGGGGCGCAACATCCTCGACAGCGGATTCAGCCTCGACATCAAGGTCAAGATGGGCGCCGGCGCCTTCGTCTGCGGTGAAGAGACGGCGCTGATCCACTCCATCGAGGGCAAGCGCGGCATGCCGCGGCCGCGACCGCCGTTCCCGGTGGTGCGGGGGCTGTTCGGCAAACCGACGGTGATCAACAACGTCGAGACGCTGGCCAACGTGCCCGGCATCCTTGACCACGGGGCCGGCTGGTTCAACGCGCTGGGCACCGCGACCAGCAAGGGCACGAAGGTGTTCGCACTGTCGGGTCGCGTGGCGCGCACCGGCCTGGTGGAAGTGGCGATGGGCACCTCCATCCGCGACATCGTCTTCGCGGTGGGCGGCGGCATTCCCCGACGGCAAGGCCTACAAGGCCGTGCAGATCGGCGGGCCCTCGGGCGGGTGCATTCCCGAGTCGCACCTCGACACGCAGGTGGACTACGCCTCGCTGCAGGCCGTGGGCGCCATGATGGGCTCGGGCGGCCTGGTCGTGATGGATGAAGGCACCTGCATGGTCGACGTGGCGAAGTTCTTCATGGACTTCATCCAGCGCGAAAGCTGCGGCAAGTGCATTCCCTGCCGCGAGGGCACGCGCCACATGCTCGAGATCCTGCAGGCGATCACGCGCGCGCGGGGGAGCGAGGGCGGCGTGCAGGCGCTGGAACGTTTCCAGGGCGTGCTGAACCTGACGCGGCTGGCACGTGTGATCCAGGACACCAGCCTCTGCGGGCTGGGCCAGAGTGCGCCCAACCCGGTGCTTTCGACGCTGCGCTGGTTCCCCGAGGAATACGAAGAGCACGTCTTCGATCGTCACTGCCGCGCCGGTGTCTGCACCGAGCTGCGGCATTACCACATCGACGAGGAGAAGTGCAAGGGCTGCGGCCAGTGCCGCAAGCGGTGCCCGAACGGCGCCATCATCGGTGCGCCCAGGAGTCCGCACTACATCCGCGAGGACAAGTGCATCGCCTGCGGGGCCTGCGTGGAAGCCTGCTACCTGGACGCCGTGCTGGCGGACTGAGGGGACGACATGCCGACGATCAGCATCAACGAGCGCGAAGTGACGGCCCTGGACGGCGAGACGGTGCTCGAGGCCTGCGAGCGACACGGAGTCCGCATCCCCACCCTCTGCCACCTCAAGCACCTGACGCCCACCGGCGCCTGCCGCCTGTGCGCGGTCGAGGTGGAGGGGCAGCGGGCCCTGGTGCCCAGCTGCGCGTATCCCGTGGCCGAGGGCATGAAGGTGCGCACGCATTCGGCGCGGGCGGTCGAGGCGCGGCGCGTCATCGTCGAGCTGCTGCTGGCCAACCACCCGGACGACTGCCTCTACTGCGTGCGCAACACCGACTGCCAGCTGCGCGGTCTGGCCGCGGAGCTGGGTGTGCAGGGCCGGCGCTTCTTCGGCAAGTCGCTGGCCTACAAGATGGACGCCAGCAGCCCCGCCATCGTGCGCGACCCGGCCAAGTGCATCCTCTGCGGCAAGTGCGTGCGGGTGTGCGAGGAAGTGGAGGGCGTCGGCTGCATCGACTTCATCGGCCGCGGCAGCGCCACCACGGTGGGGCCGGCCCTGGACCAGGGCCTGAACGTCTCCAGCTGTATCAACTGCGGGCAGTGCATCATGGTCTGCCCGACCGGCGCGCTGAGCGAACACTCGAACCTGCCGCCCGTGCTGGCGGCGCTGGGCGCCCCCGGGCTGACCGTGGTGGTGCAGCATGCGCCGGCCGTGGCGCTGACCCTGGGCGAGGAGTTCGGCCTGAAGCCGGGCGCCGACGTGGCCGGGCTGCTCAACGCCGCGCTGCGTCGCCTGGGCTTCGCGCGCGTCTACGAGACGGCCTTCACGGCCGACCTGACGGTGATGGAAGAGGCCTCGGAGCTGGTGCAGCGCATCCGGGGCGGCGGCACGCTGCCCATGATGACGAGCTGCTCGCCGGGCTGGATCAAGTACGTGGAGCAGTTCCATCCCGAGTTCATCCCCAACCTCTCCACCTGCAAGAGCCCGCAGATGATGCTGGGCGCCCTGGTCAAGAGTCCCCTGTCGGCCGCCGCGGGCCTGGACCCGGAGAAGGTGTTCAGCGTCTCGGTGATGCCGTGCGTGGCCAAGAAGTTCGAGGCCGCGCGGCCCGAACTGCACACCGACGGCGTGCCCGACGTGGACGCCGTGCTGACCACGCGCGAACTGGTGACCCTGCTGCGGCAGCGCGGCCTGGACCTGGCGCGCCTGGAGCCCGAGCCGGCCGATGACCCGTTCGGCGCGCGCAGCACCGCAGGGCGCCTGTTTGCCGGCAGCGGCGGCGTCATGGAGTCGGCCGTGCGCACCGCGCACTGGCTGTTGACGGGCCGCGACCTGGCCGAACTGCGCGTGCAGGCGGTGCGCAGCGGCGAGGGCGTGCGCGAGTGCCGCGTGAAGATCGACGGGCTGGAGATCGGCGCGGCCGTGGTCAGCGGCCTGAAGCAGGCCAAGGAACTGCTGGCGCAGCTGAGCGCCGGCCGCAGCGACCTGCATTTCATCGAGGTCATGACCTGCCCGGGCGGCTGCCTGAACGGCGGCGGCCAGGTGCGCGCGGTGACGCCCGACGCCGTGCGCGCGCGGCAGCAGGCCCTCTACGCGCTGGACCGCGAGGGCGGCCTCCGCACGGCGCACGCGAACGAGTCGATCCGCCGGCTCTACGACGAGTACCTTGGCGCCCCCCTGGGCGAGCTCAGCCACCGTTACCTGCACACGCACTACGCGCCGCGCGAGGTCGTGCGATGAGCGAGAAGAACAAGCTCTCGCTGGTCTCGACGATCCGCGAGCGCTGCCGCGTCTGCTACACGTGTGTGCGCGAATGCCCCGCCAAGGCCATCCGCATCAGCAGCGGCCAGGCCGAGGTGATCGACGCCCGCTGCATCGGCTGCGGGAACTGCGTGCGCGTGTGCTCGCAGGGCGCCAAGCGCGTGCTCGACTCGGTGGACGACGTGCGCGCCCTGCTGGCCGGGCCCGAGCCGGTGGCGGCCTGCCTGGCGCCCAGCTTCCCGGCCGAGTTCACCGAGATGACCACCGACCAGCTGGTGGGCATGGTGCGCAGGCTTGGGTTCGATTCGGTGCACGAGGTGGGCTTCGGCGCCGACCTGGTCGCGGCCCGTTACCGGGAACTGCTCGACGAGCATCCCGACCGCCGCTACATCGCCACCACCTGCCCGGCCATCACCAGCTACGTGGAGCGGTTCCACCCTGACCTGGTCTCGCACCTGGCGCCGGTGGTCTCGCCGATGATCGCCACGGCGCGCGCCCTGCGGCAGCTGCGCGGCGAGGCCCTGCGCGTGGTCTTCGTGGGTCCGTGCCTGGCCAAGAAGGAAGAGGCGGTGGCCGACCAGGTGGTGGGCGAGATCGACGGCGTGCTCACGTTCGCCGAGCTGCGCCGCATGCTGGCCGAGGCGGCGATCGACCCCGACCGCGTGGAGGCGGGCGATTTCGACCCGCCGCATGCGGGCGCCGGCACGCTGTTCCCCCTTTCGCGGGGCATGCTGGTGGCGGCGAAGATCGAGGACGACCTGGTCTCGGGCCAGATCGTGGCGGCCGGCGGCCGCAGCGAGTTCCAGGACGTGATCAAGGAGTTCGACTCGGCCGACCTCGACGTGCGCCTGCTGGAAGTGCTCTGCTGCTCCGGTTGCGTGATGGGCCCGGGCATGACCACCGAGGCGCCGGCCTGGGGCCGCCGGCAGCGCATCTCGCAGTATGCGCGCCACGCCCTGGCCCGCGAGGACGGCGGGCGCCGCGAGGCCGACCTGCGCGCCGTTGCCGGGCTCGACCTGGGGCGCGGCTACGCCGCCGACGACCAGCGCCTGGTGGCGCCTTCGAGGCCGAACTGCAGGAGATCCTCACCTGGATGGGCAAGCGCAACCCGGGCGACGAGCTCAACTGCGGCGCCTGCGGCTACGACACCTGCCGGGAGCACGCTGTCGCCATCCACGACGGCCTCGCCGAGAACGAGATGTGCCTGCCCTACACGATCGAGGAACTGCGCCGCACCGTCGAGGAACTGGCCGTCTCGCACGTCCAGCTGGCCAGCGCCCAGGAGGCGCTGGTGCACAGCGAGAAGCTGGCCTCGATGGGCCAGCTGGCCGCCGGCATCGCCCACGAGGTGAACAACCCGCTGGGCGTGGTGCTGATGTACTCGCACATGCTGCTGGAGGAGGCGGCGGCCGACTCGCCGCTGCGGGGCGAGCTGGCGACCATCGTCGAGCAGACCGACCGCGCCAAGCGCATCGTCGCGGGGCTGCTCAACTTCGCGCGCCAGAACAAGGTCGTGCACGCGACCGTCGATGCGCGCGAGGTGGTGGCGCGGGCACTGCGTGGCGCGACGCTGCCGGCGAACATCGCCGTGACCGTGGAACACGACGGCCTGCCCACGGCCGAGCTGGATGCCGAGCAGATCACGCAGGTGATCATCAACCTGCTGACCAACGCCGCGGCCGCGATGCCCGACGGCGGCCGGCTTCTGGTGCGCTCCGAAGGCGGCCCCGATGAACTGCGCTTCGTGGTCACCGACAACGGCACCGGCATTGCGCCGGAGAACCGCAGCCGCATCTTCACGCCCTTCTTCACGACCAAGAAGGCCGGCCAGGGCACGGGCCTGGGCCTGGCCGTCAGCTACGGCATCGTCAAGATGCACCGCGGTGATATCCGCGTGGTCTCGAACGCCGATCCGGAGGCCGGGCCCACCGGCACCACGTTCACCGTGGCGCTGCCTGCGCGCCGGCCCGTCAACGGGGAGAGGACAGCATGAACGGTTCCAGGCCCATGGTGCTCGTCGTGGACGACGACCCCGACTTCCGCCAGCAACTGCGGATGCAGCTGGAGGCGGCCGGCTACGACGTGACCACGGCTGAAGGCGAAACGGCGGCCGATGCGCTTCTGGAGACGATGAAGCCCGACCTGGCCATCCTCGACCTGATGATGGAACGCGCCGACGGCGGCTTCGCACTGAGCTATCGCATCAAGAGGCGCTATCCGGACGTGCCCGTGCTGATGGTGACGGGCGTCCAGCACGAGACCGGGCTCGATTTCACCACCGACACCCCCGCCGAGCGCGCCTGGATCAAGGCCGACGCGGTGCTGGGCAAGCCGGTGCGGTTCGAACAGTTGAAGCGCGAGTTGTCCCGGCTGCTGCCGCGGGAGTGACCATGAACACGCTGCGGGTGCTCATCATCGACGACGAATCGCTCATGCGCACCGTGGTGCGGCGCGCGCTGGAGAGGCACGCCGTCTCGATACCCGACATCGACGGCGAGTGCCGCTTTGCGGTCGAGGAGGCCGAGAGCGCCGAGGCGGGCCTGGCCCTGATCGAGGCCTCGCCGCCCGACATCGTGCTGCTGGACCACCAGCTGCCCGGCATGTCGGGCGTGGAGCTGCTCGGGGTGCTGGGGGCGCGCCAGCCGGCGCCCGAGTTCCTGACGGTGATGATGACGGCCTACGCCACGCTCGAGAACGCGGTGCTGGCCACCAAGCGCGGCGCCGAGGACTTCCTGGCCAAGCCGTTCACGCCCGACGAGCTGCGCGCGGTGGTCGACAAGACGGCGCGCCACCTGCTGCACGTGCGCGAGACGCGCCGCCTGGCGCGCGAGAAGAGCCAGATCCGCTTCCAGCTGCTGTCGGTGATCGTGCACGAGCTGAAGGCGCCCCTCAATGCCATCCAGGGCTACCTCTGGATCCTGAAGGACCTGCCCGCCGATGACGACCCTGTGGTG comes from the bacterium genome and includes:
- a CDS encoding HNH endonuclease, whose translation is MATAVLPSYTPDQPAATVDAALRQALAACDRARECAVLWFAEVQRRELFRLLGHPSLELYAVHELGFSRNRYWQFKRLADDLDRLPELREAVEGGELGWTKAQQVARVAGETTQAAWVAKAKVTGRRELEREVLAVRRRRLRGSSAQAGQLELGAAVAPAQLLADGHVAALDSTPAEDPPTTITLRADGLQLARFEALVESARKRGLVPRAADRMDLVLAALESLVEGPAEAAAKPGTRGPAARIVIHQCPDCGRAAAVTARGERTLAPAQVTASGCDARVEQAGKRNRATIPSKVRSAVLARDRHRCATPGCGAAHFLEVHHVIPRGQGGSNRADNLVTLCSRCHRFAHEQFAPAQVAAAPSIPPRA
- the nuoE gene encoding NADH-quinone oxidoreductase subunit NuoE, translated to MSLQQLTVDEGNAAHITAVLERWPGAQRDALIPILQEVQEACGYLPREAMLRISRHLEVPASKVFGVATFYNQFRFQAPGRHRIQVCRGTACHVKGSAAVLEALCRHLKVKAGQTTQDGMFSLEVVACIGACGLAPVIAVDGEFHAGVAPDAVAAIVDSYREPEALHA
- a CDS encoding response regulator codes for the protein MNGSRPMVLVVDDDPDFRQQLRMQLEAAGYDVTTAEGETAADALLETMKPDLAILDLMMERADGGFALSYRIKRRYPDVPVLMVTGVQHETGLDFTTDTPAERAWIKADAVLGKPVRFEQLKRELSRLLPRE
- a CDS encoding 4Fe-4S binding protein encodes the protein MSEKNKLSLVSTIRERCRVCYTCVRECPAKAIRISSGQAEVIDARCIGCGNCVRVCSQGAKRVLDSVDDVRALLAGPEPVAACLAPSFPAEFTEMTTDQLVGMVRRLGFDSVHEVGFGADLVAARYRELLDEHPDRRYIATTCPAITSYVERFHPDLVSHLAPVVSPMIATARALRQLRGEALRVVFVGPCLAKKEEAVADQVVGEIDGVLTFAELRRMLAEAAIDPDRVEAGDFDPPHAGAGTLFPLSRGMLVAAKIEDDLVSGQIVAAGGRSEFQDVIKEFDSADLDVRLLEVLCCSGCVMGPGMTTEAPAWGRRQRISQYARHALAREDGGRREADLRAVAGLDLGRGYAADDQRLVAPSRPNCRRSSPGWASATRATSSTAAPAATTPAGSTLSPSTTASPRTRCACPTRSRNCAAPSRNWPSRTSSWPAPRRRWCTARSWPRWASWPPASPTR
- a CDS encoding redox-sensing transcriptional repressor Rex encodes the protein MKRKQPTDLMAPLATPEMRATPGLSEKQIARLSVYRRLLQDRPAGSRNEIYSHDLAAVSRNTAAQVRRDLMTIGFTGSPARGYGVEQLIEAIGRTLDAPEGQSAALCGVGNLGRALLDYFTIWRPQLRIVAAFDTDPEKVGRVIHRCRVWPLAELEQVVREQKITVGVITVPAASAQRVAESMLGAGVRGILNFAPTPLHLPADAYVEEMDITTSMEKVAYFARTLAAVAPTEKP
- a CDS encoding (2Fe-2S)-binding protein, which translates into the protein MPTISINEREVTALDGETVLEACERHGVRIPTLCHLKHLTPTGACRLCAVEVEGQRALVPSCAYPVAEGMKVRTHSARAVEARRVIVELLLANHPDDCLYCVRNTDCQLRGLAAELGVQGRRFFGKSLAYKMDASSPAIVRDPAKCILCGKCVRVCEEVEGVGCIDFIGRGSATTVGPALDQGLNVSSCINCGQCIMVCPTGALSEHSNLPPVLAALGAPGLTVVVQHAPAVALTLGEEFGLKPGADVAGLLNAALRRLGFARVYETAFTADLTVMEEASELVQRIRGGGTLPMMTSCSPGWIKYVEQFHPEFIPNLSTCKSPQMMLGALVKSPLSAAAGLDPEKVFSVSVMPCVAKKFEAARPELHTDGVPDVDAVLTTRELVTLLRQRGLDLARLEPEPADDPFGARSTAGRLFAGSGGVMESAVRTAHWLLTGRDLAELRVQAVRSGEGVRECRVKIDGLEIGAAVVSGLKQAKELLAQLSAGRSDLHFIEVMTCPGGCLNGGGQVRAVTPDAVRARQQALYALDREGGLRTAHANESIRRLYDEYLGAPLGELSHRYLHTHYAPREVVR